GCCATACTTCTGGACAGTGTCTGTGATCTGCTGCTGCATCACCGGCCTGAAAAGTTGAGCTTTACACCTTCGAGGTCTACGGTAAACGGCATTCTGGCACTATCGATTCTTCATGCTGGAGCTCTACTCATTCATCCAGTTGATGTTTTCCCTATAATCTGGTATAGAGTGCTGGGAAGTGTAGCAGCGCCGTCTCTGACTTCTACCCAGTTGAGGCAGGAGTGTGTCTTAGCCCTTTcagatgatgctgtgatccttgttGAGACTGTAGATGTTCTTGTAGGGGCTCTTTACTCGCTgaatgaggaggctgaaatactgggaatgcacgtctcctgggccaaaacaaagatccaggcttttggggatgccttggatgctgccatctgtGTCTCTAaatggtgagagtgtggaagttgtagagcagttctcCTACCTTGGCAATGTAATCCATCCATCcgctgactgcaaggctgaaaaaaacacagaataggCCTCACATATAGAGCGCTAAGAAAGACAGTGTGGAGTTTGCTGTATCTGAGTGTGCAGACAGaagtcagagtctttcggtCCTTGGTAGTCCTGGTCTTActttactcttgtgaggcctgagCTCTGACTGATGACCAGAGGTGCCAGCTGGATTCCTTTATGATGACTTCTCTTTGGCACATTTATGAGTAACATTTATTTGAATATCTTTGGCAAGGACATGTGTGTAAGGCTGATGTGCTTAGGAGAGCAGGGTTGGGAAGGGTCAGCTTCTGGATACAGGAGCAGCATCTGCGCCTTGTTGGACCAGACCTCATGGTGGTTATGTGCACTGtggagcagtgttaattttggcagctatttttaattttagttttagtctttgaaagaaatgcattttagttttagtccaatttgagtcatttttatccttttaagttttagtctggttttagtcaaagaaaactcaaaacattttagtctagttttagtccataaaagtcctcacattttagtctttacttttagtccaagcatttattctcttgtctaaatctggtattaaatcatggtagtgtgttctctgcactctgccaaacctggggtccttgcttctacagctgagagacagaaaaccTACAGATGTGTTGCATTtcgacagatttacccacagtggagaaatatcacagattttgaatgttcaatgaaaactaaattacatcttagtctagttttagtcatcttgtcGAAAACtagatttagtttttgtcagttttagtcatcacagatctatttttgttagtgttagtctagtttttgtcatggaaaaaaaggctgtcgacgaatagttctagtcatagtttcagtcatagttttagtcgacgaaattaacactgctgtggaGGAGTCAAATGGGAGGATACCAGGAGAGATGCAGCACAGGACCAAGAGGGTGCTGAatcagcatatgctcccattccTGACATGACCTGTCTCACAAAGTAGTCTGAAACCTCGGACTCTTACTGTCTCCATCCCAGGAGTTTTCATGTAATAAGAGTCCACTGTCTCTTCTTAACATTTCTATGCACACTTTTAATATTGTCACCAAATAAAACATGTCATTTAGTGACAGTAGATTCCTCAATAagtcaaatatttcttttttttcttcaattaaGTCAAAAATATCTTAAGTGATtatgcacacacaaaaataaaatcctgtCCAATTTCTTGTAttgtttcctttcctcttctgtatatttttaaattttacaaaaacatcaacCTCTTCATTTCAATTTTATATcacagaaatgtgttttaaggcCTTAAGGAGAATCTAACTGAAGAGAAAGTGTAAATTTTGACTAGATATTTGACAGAAACACTTGCTTGTGTAAgctatttacatattttttcatgCATGAAGTGTTTTGGAGAATAAATCCTCTATTCTAAGAGCTTAAAAACATCCAGGTATTGTGCCAAATCTCTTAAATACAGACCATCATGTGTTGGAACCAGATCCCCCATAAACAACTgattcatttatatttaatttactgttataaacatgtttgtatttgtttcttCATTGGTGACTGAACATATCGTACATCTGTTTATTATCGTTTCATTCATAAGCATTTGGGagatgtttggtgcatgtctggAGTGTTTAAACTGATATTTGGGTCACTTGACAATAAACGACTCACTCTTCTATTTCTTCTTTGatacaagtttttaaaatatgcatCAAAGTTCTGACTCTTACTGACTGATCTAGgagcttcttctgttgtttaaaGCTAAAGTTTTGGTGAAAATTGTTGCTGACTGCTTTAaactctcagccaatcagagagctggATGTCAGGGTGTGTGACTCGTGAGAACGCTCACCTCACTTCATGCCTGATAAGCAGCTGCACAAACCAGCGGcttctctgattggctgatagcAGGCAGGTTCAAGTATATAAAGAGCAGCCTGCTTCTCCAACACATTATCGACAACATGGCCTTCCTCTGGATCGTGTCCTGCCTCGCCTTCGTCAGTGCCGCCTATGGTGAGATTCAGACACACACTCCTCTTAGACACATTATTACACACATGACTTGTCATAAGTCTTTATCAAAGAACAGTTAACAGTTTCTCAGTCAGAGTTCTACTAAAGCTTTCCAAATCAAGCTGCTTCATTTAGAGCCACAGAGCTTCTTAGTTCAAAGATTTGATATAACAAAACACCGGAATATTCCTTTAACACCTGTTACCTGTTGTCCTGTCAGGCTGCGGTGTCCCCGCCATCCCTCCCCAGGTGACTGGCTACGCCCGTATTGTCAACGGTGAGGAGGCTGTGCCCCACTCCTGGCCCTGGCAGGTGTCTCTCCAGGTGAGACAGATGCTgatcacaaacacaaactgctcctttgtcttcttctactttgtgttgttgtttcatAGAGACTGAGTTTGTCTTACTTTTCCTTCAGCAATCCAACGGCTTCCACTTCTGCGGAGGATCTCTGATTAACGAGAACTGGGTTGTGACCGCCGCTCACTGCAACGTCAGGTCAGTTCAGCATGTTTGTAACCCACCTATAGCTGTCAGCTTCAGTCTTATTGGTTCCTTCAGAGGGTTTAAGatatttctcacatttttaataccatactgtgacctttaaatccctgttttttgtttttgtttcctgtcAGGACCTACCACCGTGTGGTTCTTGGAGAGCACAACAAGGGCTATGGCACCAACGAGGATGTTCAGATCCTGAAGCCCGGCAGGGTGAGAAGCACCCATTAGCCAGTCAGCTTCATGCACAAGCCACTGGTCCAGAGTGCCATCCAAGAATATTAAATTTGATTGGATAGTTGCTTTAAGAAGCTTTCTTTGGTGCCAACTTCCATCTTCATCACTCCTTGCAGATTTATTTTGCGTACAGATTTTTCAGAGTGATGAGATAACATCTTAAACCCCTGTCAGATtctacaggtggatgctggggtggatgTGGGTTAAAGGCAAGGGTGTAGGGCAGAGCTAGCAACAGCACTGCAATAGAGAGAGCGTAAATCTTTCAGCCTAAATCAAATCGGGAGGATATTTgcagggtagggttagggttgggtaGGGTTGTCCAGCTGTCTGCGTGAACTAGCTCACAGCTGTTGCACCGTTTTAACATGCaaattaaaatttgatttatttagatTAACTACTGAAATTTAAATCCAGTAAAATGTTGTCAACACTAACAAGTATAAAACATCCATAGATACTTTGAAGGAAGAAGTTAAAGCAGATCCAATTAATGGGGGTTAAATAGGGATGAATAAATGTTGGATCGCCCCAGACAGAAAGCCTGACCTGCCCTGGACTGTCATCCCTCCACTTATGCCTCCTCCACTCTCTTTAGGTGTTCACCCACCCCCAGTGGAACTCCTACACCATCAACAACGACATTGCTCTGATCAAGCTGTCCACCCCCGCCAAGCTGGGAACCACCGTGTCTCCTGTCTGCCTGGCTGAGTCCACCGACAACTACCCCGCTGGCATGACCTGTGTCACCTCTGGATGGGGTCTGATGCGCTACAACGGTGAGCCTGCACTGAAATCTTAAATCTTAAGGTTTCCGacgggacttttttttttttgaaagatgAAGGAGGAAGTGTGTCTGAGGGTTGTTATTTCCCGTCCCACAGCTCCCAGCACTCCCAATGAGCTGCAGCAGGCCGCTCTGCCCCTGCTCTCCAACACTCAGTGCAAGCAGCACTGGGGCAGCAACATCTCCGATGTGATGATCTGCGCTGGTGGTGCTGGTGCCACCTCCTGCATGGTGAGGCCCCGCCCACCTACTCACCTGTGTCACACCTGTTTCACCTATGTGTCTTAAACCAGTCAGCCcagtctctgtctgtcttttatCTCTCATATCTGTCCAACAACTGTTTCATCTGTCTTTACCATCGCAGCCCTTTTCTCTAAGCCTGTCACATACCTGCCTGCTCAAGCTGGGctatttaagatatttttaagACAGACTGATATTTCTAAAAATACAGGATAAACAGTCATATAGATGTAGTTTATGTTGATTAAAGAAATAAGTGTCAGCCCTAATGCTCAGGAAATGTTTGCAGTATGAACCACTGACAGTGATAACTGATTGAAAACATTTAGTCTTTCATTATCCTTTGCAGGCACTTTTTTGTCGTGTTTCTAACATAATGTTATTTTTCAGGGTGACTCTGGTGGCCCCCTGGTCTGCCAGAAGGATGGTGCTTGGACTCTGGTCGGTATTGTGTCCTGGGGAAGCAGCCGTTGCTCCACCTCCACTCCCGCTGTCTACGCCCGCGTCACCGAGCTCCGTGGCTGGGTTGACCAGACTCTCGCTGCCAACTAAATCCTAACAGGCAACGTTGTTCACACCGAGGGCCATAAACCCCACCTGGCCTCAGAGCCCCGACTCGGCCCGGCAGTCCCACTCTGGAGTGTGTGGAtcattaatgataataaaaacatctaaacctACTGATGTGTTtgattgtttatatttttaactgaaatatgCTTGGGGTATTTATTGTATCTTAGAGGGATGAAAGGTGAGCCAACCCTTAAATATGGAGGTTGGCTAGAAGAAATTCACACCACAGGGCCATTCTAATGTAATCCAATCAGGGATGTAAAAAAGGAGGAGTCCTTTAAATGTGCAGTCTGTCTAAATCAGAGGTCTGATAGGAGTGATATCTATGAGGAAACCTGCCAACTTCAAATAAGAATTAAAACCACATAAGAGAAAAATGGTTTATTGACAAAAGTCCAAAAAACTGCACCCCAGAATCAAACTGGacatgaaacacaaacacaaaataaaacaggaaactggGGAACTGCTACGAGGAAAACTCTAGGAATACAGGGAGGGAAGGACGTTAAATGACACACCGAATATCAGAAATACAAACTAGGGAAATACTTCtaacacacaaagaaaatgagaacacaggagctttaaatgccAGTGCACCAACACCAACACCAGAACTACTCCATTTACTACAGAACACACCAGAACTACTCCATTTACTACAGAACACACCAGAACTACTCCATTTACTACAGAACACACCAGAACTACTCCATTTACTACAGAACACACCAGAACTACTCcatttacttcattcttctttgtaaaactgctcaggCTCTGTCAGCATAGACAGATccttgtcttgctggaaaataaatcttctcccaaactgtagttcttttgcagaTAGAAAACGATTGTCCTCCAAGACTTTCCTCTATTTCGCCACTTTCATTTTacccagggctggctgctgagaagcatccccacggcatgatgctgccaccaccatgcttcacatttgggatgttgtgtttgtggtgatgtgcagtgtttgttgtccgccaaacatagcatcttgtctgatggccaaaaagccaaattttggtctcatcagagcaaaggactttcttcctcttgaccatggagtctctcacatgccttttggtgaactctagtccagattttatctgagttttcttcaacagtggctttctctttgccactctcccataaagctttgactggtgaagaacctgggcaacagttgttgtatgcagaccATGGGTGTGGCACAGGGGTTAAAGGGGTGCTGATTACCCAGGGCCCAaggtagggaggggcccttgggaatcctgcaatgaaaagtgtgttttatttcattcaacTAAATGGATTGGTCAACAGTCAGAAATTTGTATTGAATAAAGTGAAATCAAAAAGCAGGGGGCCCTGCtctgcctttaaaaatgtcaaaatggtaTTGTCCAgcactgtgaaataatgcaagtaaatttaattagaccactgtaaaaaatattgctCTTAAATCTGGAaaatatggttcaaaaataaatttaaatgcactgatatttgtaaaaatgatgcaacatttgttgcttgtcCAGCTGGTTAAGAGGGACCCTGTGTAAAATTCTTtcgtcataggtgtcttggtggtctctctcactagtctccatcTTGCACGcttactcagtttgtgaggacagcctgatctaggcagattcacacatttaCCATactcctcccatttcttgatgatagatttaactgaactctgggatgTTCAGGGCCTATCCATCCCCTGAATTTTACttctcaataaccttttctctgagttgcttggagtgttcttttgttttcatggtgtaatagtagccagggatactgattaaccagtgtcTAGACTTCCCGGACacatgtgtctttatactacgATCActacagacacattcactgcactcagttgatcgccatttcactaattgtgagacaaCAAGCTCTggctggctggacctctgttggatatttatgcactcacttattttaccttgtatattttaatttaattgataatactttgttttcactttgacattagaggaaaaagctaaattatacatgccatgattgatttgtacactcaataaaagtgtaaacatctgaggggggtgaatacttttataggcaccgtAACAAAGAAACTTCTCATGACATCAGTGACGTTTAACTATTACAGAGGGAGCATATGATATGAATGCTGTTGAATTATGTAATAAAAAGGCTGATCAGAGGTCAGAGCTCCAGATGTGTGAATGCATCTCTGTATGTAATCATCATATACTTGGTTATGAAGTATGCATCTTTAAAAAAGGCCAGGCCTGCTGCTGTGACACCCTCAGGCAATAAACCAGAACAGATCtaagacaaaaataagttaCTGTTAGAGCATTATTCTCAAACAGTCATCTGTTGTTTGTATGACTTGTCAGTGATGACAGAGCTAttactgtcttttttttatctacTCTTTATCATACATGCAGTCAGCCTGCCAACTCATACCGCATAAGCACTTTACATTATTACTAGggctttctgtgtttttagacCTTAATCTCATCATGGTTAATGTAATTATGTATCATATTATTCTTATATAAAGCATGTTCTCTGTTCTCATTTTAGACGTTCCATAGTTAAGGTAGTGTGTATCAAAGAGCACAAACAACTTTGTTGTTTGAATTAAGATCAACCCTAAATGTAGATTTTTGATACGACGCATTTATTGTGAAGAGACTTGGTGGTTATATGATAATACATTAGTACAGGTAGAGGACAGCGATGATTATAAGATTTAATGGAAGGAAAAACAGAAGATGTGGTCATAAAAAAGATTACTGTTAACAGTAACTGCTGATATCTTCTCTATAAATGATGTTGCACTGATTCAGTACTCAGAGCTCTGATGTTCCAGTGTTTCTGTGAAGGTCCAGGGCATCATACAACATCTGTGTGATGTTCATGTGTAGCTGCTGCCGATAAAACCTGTGCTGGGAAACAAACACATGTTTGAACCATCTGACCTACACATATGAACGCAATGATCCACAGACAAATCTACAGAGACATACTGTGCTGTGGAAAAGTATCACCCCCCTGTGCCCCCACCTTCCTGATTTCATATTATTTTGCAGATTAGTCACACTTAATTGTTTCCGATCATCAAATGGattcagtttttaagtgatgatttcatttatcaagggaaaaagccatccaaaccttcTTGGCCCTGTCTAATTGCCCCTTAAACTTAATAATGTTCCACCCTTTGCGGCAACAACGGtaagcatttgcaataactggcaatgagtctttcacatcactgagAAAGATGTTGTCACACTaatctttgcagaattgttttcatcCAACCaaatttgagtgtttttgagCATAACTGGCTTGTTTAAGGCTTGTTTAAGATCATGCTAGAGCCTCTCAGTTagagttaaagggatatttctgtaattttcaaGTATGGCCATATGAAGTATGTAGCTGTATACTGTAGTTGCATTTGCCTCCTGTGAtgtcagtgagcattgctcctttaagaaggactcacttgctggttgtactggctggtaagctatgctatagagcagtggtcctcaactagtgggttgggacccaaaagtgggtcatgaagccCTTTTTAGTGGGCTGCAAGATATatgcctgggaaaaaaattgtgtcaaattgtctatgagactctGTAAACTTTTGTACCAtcttaggcccaagctctagtattttttattaaatacatctgattgaccaaaTATATTACCCAAATTTTGGTTTgcaattctccttgaggagcTGATCATGAGTTCTgtgactcaaccagttgagaaccactgctatagggttaacagatgggtacagtttctctgctgGATTTAGTAAGTTTGTGGTCACAATGGGCCActaaacaatgttggctcagaTGTACACGctattgaaaacttttgaagtaTTTTATCTTTTACCCCAAAAACTTCAGCATTTTTGTTACTATTTTGCAGTGCAGGTTTGGCTAACAGCTACGTGctgttgcattgcaaaatagtgacataAAAGAGGCTTACTTGgtataaaataaaagatttaacaATTTTGGATAGTGTGTACGTTTGAACCGACATTGTTTTGGGCCTATTTTTACTAAAAACTTGCTAATTTCCGAGGAAAAACCCATCTGTTACAGCCTAGCTTCCTGAGTCCTTCTTGAAGGAGCAatactcactgaaatcactggaggctaatgtaACTGCTGCTGTTGTGTACCTCATCTGGAATATCCCttaaagtctggactttgactaggcaactccaaaaccttcattttttagCACAAACAGACATTACAATCAAATTTCTACACCCATGTCATAAAACTCATTTGTTGCTTGGGAgctttttgatttaatttgtctTCCTCACTGATGTCAGGCATGAAGAAGGAGGAGTCAGATTGGCTGCTTGACCATCCTCCAGTGGGACGTTTCCATGGACCAAAGAGGAGCAGAGGTGCAGCAAActgaaggagcagcagcagagcagcacaaAGCCAAACATCCTGCTGTGAGAGACAACTGCAACTCCCACAATCCTCAGCTTCTCCAAAAAGAggctgtgactgagtcacatCGGAGGCCaggaagattttttaaaatcaaatttacagATATAAATCAACAGTTCCTGCATTTTTAGACCCTGTTTTGTACATATTTGAcatctgaaaaataaacttcatgaaatatttttagattGCTCTGTCAGAACCAAGTGGCAACTTCCTGTGATGAATAATGAAGCCATTGTTAAACTACAGCTCCTCAGTGGGAAGTGGACCATGGACAGCATTTGTCATCTGAGCTGCAGTTTGGACACTCTCGTATTTAATACTCACCATTGATATTGAAGCCGGTGCACAACAAACATTAAATGCTTTTTGCCTGTACCCTAAGGCCTTTTAGAGTGATGGATCCCAGCTTTTTTTCGTTGGAGCCCTCCCTAAAGAAAAGCTGAGCTTCCCCAGCACCCACACAAAACAGTGAAACTTTGCAGTCAAATTTCAACAATGGTTTTAATTTAGTCGATGAAACCCTCAGAGAATAGCTCTACatgattattttcatatttgaaAACCTACGTATAAAGTATGAAATCTGTGTTTCATCATGATTTTTGTTAATATGTGCACTGTGTCCTTACCCAATGCTAAGAGCACGATACCCCAGGTAGTTGTCTACCTTTGTCTAAAGGTAAAACTGCTTATGAACTTTGTCTGCTGGGTGAATTGATGTACAGTTTAGCCAAGACTGCAGCCAGGAGGCCTCACTTGTGCAAAGGCCCtcaactggcagaaaaaaaatgccactGAACTTGTACCATAATGAATAATATGAACCCCCATCCCCCGAAAAATCAGTCTTGTTTTTCCTTTGCTGTAAAGAAAAGGCTTGTTGCTCCCACGTTTATGTCTCTGATCGATTACGGGGATGCTTtataaatgcatgcattttcCCAATGCCTTGAATCTTCATATACTCTGTACCATGGGGTGCTATGGTTTATAACAGATCAGTAGGTCCTTAACTCATGATTGAATTCTGTATGATTGAGCTGGTTGGCTTCTTTGACCTCATGTAGACAAAATCATTGGCATGCCCTTACTGAAAGCCATACATAACCTGCTTCCATTGCACTTGTGTGATAACAAGACTTGTATTTTCTGTGTCTGAAATCCGtcttgaaatgggttaaaggagtTTTGGATTTGTTGCTCCTGCAGCCTGAAATCTTCTGCAGGGAAATGTGCgtctttaaaatgtctttgaaatgtTAAGATTAAAGGTtttggaggaagatgcatcaggaTGTAGATGCTTGGACTGTTgattttctgctctgtgactcaggagttggttgatctgtgtttgtagtgtttttatgtttaatgtttcatgTCTTCATCTCTGTTAAATGTGTTGCTTCCCATCTTGGCCAgaacactcttgtaaatgagattcttaatctaaatgaggttttcctggttgaataaattcaaataaataaatgaagagcTGAAAGTTATTTCAGAGGAGAAATGGTGTTGACCCATAACAAACATCTAGTTATTAAATTAACacctgattggtcagatgtAATGGGCCACATCTAGCCcaacagagcagcagctggCCCGCTGTGCTCGTCTTCATAAAGTCAGTCTTCTTCTTATATAATGTCACCACTAAATCAGCAGCAAAATGTCagagagaaaatatgaaaagCTAAAACAGTTACCACCCTGTAGATGCTCTTTAATCTGTTTTGTCcctgttgtttctgtttatactaaaggcaaatataataaatatgtaGTGTATGCTAGTGTGCATGACAAGTAAAACAGGGCCACAAACAGAATATTGTAGAGGCCCGTGACTGGCTGTCTGCATCCTTGTAAACCCAGGCTCTCCCTCAGTGCACTTTGTggtgatttaaatgaataaatgtgtgAGGATGaggaataaaaatggaaataatccAACGTTACAGAACTCTTTTAGTGTCATTCATTCTTCTCGAACGTTCCTGTTTCCTCCTCCCTCAGGTGGAAAACTCTCCGTCAGCTCCACCTGTCCAAACTCCCACCACCCCTGATAACATGTCCCATTCCATACTGTCCTGTCCCGTGTCACCCCGTCCTGTCCAATCACATCACTGCCCTGCCTGTATAAAAGCAGCTCCTTCAGACAGACCCGACATGATCGAGCCATGGCTTTCCTGTGGATCCTCTCCTGCCTTGCCTTCGTCGGCGCCGCCTACGGTGAGAAAGACTCCTTGACATCACAGCTGAGAGTGAGGCATTATGGGTAAAGAAGAGAAGTTAAGTCCTGACTATAAAATAGTGGGTTTATATTAGTATCAAGAACTTGACTCTAAGAAGCTTTAAGCTGCAATTTTTTGGATCTACTGCAGGAggtgactttatttttaaagcaagtGTTCACTAAATCAGGAGGTCTTAAAAGCCTCTTTCTTTTGATTTATCACCTCTGTAAACCCTTGATTGACTGTATGACATTAACTGATGTTTTCAActactttttttaattaaaatacaCCAATTTATTGTAAAATAGTAGATAACGCAAGGTGTTTGTTGTGACACTGATACCAACATGAAGTTTCTAAAATTAGggtgcaaaaatgaaaattgttggatcttatttttgtttgtttttttttcatcaaaatgcaaaaaagttcTATAAATagtggtttttaaaatcacGTTAATTGCATGCT
This sequence is a window from Cheilinus undulatus linkage group 1, ASM1832078v1, whole genome shotgun sequence. Protein-coding genes within it:
- the LOC121509782 gene encoding chymotrypsin B-like, which gives rise to MAFLWIVSCLAFVSAAYGCGVPAIPPQVTGYARIVNGEEAVPHSWPWQVSLQQSNGFHFCGGSLINENWVVTAAHCNVRTYHRVVLGEHNKGYGTNEDVQILKPGRVFTHPQWNSYTINNDIALIKLSTPAKLGTTVSPVCLAESTDNYPAGMTCVTSGWGLMRYNAPSTPNELQQAALPLLSNTQCKQHWGSNISDVMICAGGAGATSCMGDSGGPLVCQKDGAWTLVGIVSWGSSRCSTSTPAVYARVTELRGWVDQTLAAN